The Deinococcus aerolatus DNA window GCACATTTGTGATGCGGCACACCCATCAGCTCTGGATTTGGCTCGCCATGGACCGACACACGCGCAAAATCGTGAGTTGCTTTATGGGACGGCGGGATGCAATCAGCGCATTTGGATTGTGGGAGGGTCTACCCACCCCTTACCTTGACGCGGTCTGTCACACAGACCGCCTGGGGGCCTACAAAAGTGTCGTTTTTGGCGCGCTGCACCGCATCGGTGGCACCCAACATATGGAGCGATTCAATGCCACGCTCAGAGTGCGCCTGGCGCATCTGGTTCGAAAAACGCTGTCTTTCAGCCGCAAGCAAGCCAATCTGGAGATGCTGATCTGGCTGTTCATTCACCGCTACAACGCGTCATTACCTTGAACCCTCTACCCATCGGGTGTCGGGCGGGTCCAGGGGTGGAAGAGCAGATTGCCCGCTCTGGAGCGGCTGCACGTCACGGGAGCTTCTCGTCAAACCTTCCATCCTCTGGCTGGAGTCCTGGATGAGCTGCCCTCCAGATGAGCGAGTTGCCGTCAGGCTGTCACCCACTGGGCCGTCATGGGAGTGCCCAGGTGCGCCCGGCATCACGGCCACCCCTGCCGCCGCCCAGACAGCCCGTCCTCTGGCCGCTCTACATGGTGCTGTTCTTCTTCGCGGTGATCGTTCCGGTGGTGGTCCTCAAGAACGCTGGGCGGGCCCTACCACGCTGGGTCTTCGAGGCCAGGTGTGAGCAGACCTATCGGCAGAGCGTTTTCCCCCAGTACAGCGTCCCTGGCTTCTCGTATCTCTACTTTGAGCGCAGCACCGGATTCTCACGCAGGACGGATCCCGCCAGCCAAGCACGCCGACGCAACACTTCGACTACCGAGGCGCAGATGGTGGCCACCGATTTCAGCCATGAGTAGGGGCCATATGAGGACCCTCGCCGCGTGGCGCTGACCTGCCGCACGGATTTACAGGCCCGCACCCATCTCCAGCCGTTCCGCTGAGCTGAGGTTATGGACGGCGGGACGGGGCAGCTGGGGCCTCGCGCTGTGCCGTTCTGGCCTCAAATAGTTCCCGAGGCATCAGCGTCAACTCGCGGGCATGCCCGCTGACATTGCGGGTGCAGCGTTGGCGTACCGGACAGTGCAGGCAGTCTCGACGCGCAAAGCGTACCGAGATCAAGATCCTTATTTTCTGCGAATGAAACGTCAATTCCCCGAAGTGGCAGGTGCTGACGCATCTTCACCAACCCTGGAGCCCGCCAGGATGTGACGTGGCTGTTTGACGCTTGATGTCATGGTTAAACGGCACCCAAGGAGCTCTATGTTAAAAGCAATTCAGCGTTCGCCGCCCG harbors:
- a CDS encoding transposase gives rise to the protein MTFHSQKIRILISVRFARRDCLHCPVRQRCTRNVSGHARELTLMPRELFEARTAQREAPAAPSRRP
- a CDS encoding IS1 family transposase; translation: MSIPAPAPLVLECDELCTFVMRHTHQLWIWLAMDRHTRKIVSCFMGRRDAISAFGLWEGLPTPYLDAVCHTDRLGAYKSVVFGALHRIGGTQHMERFNATLRVRLAHLVRKTLSFSRKQANLEMLIWLFIHRYNASLP